One Thermosphaera aggregans DNA segment encodes these proteins:
- a CDS encoding B12-binding domain-containing radical SAM protein, with translation MMSNHHGREFLGFVATAPPIFLPESLWMYIASPKVEVDDEGKPREAPYGMRKIEAVLKEKGFKASIIDPDHLGKHLDSMKVLMLSHHDYFGYGPPTSEWWSLTGKEPLNRRSFIKLMSKPEVREAKKKGVRIIAGGPAAWQWLYEVRKFVEWGIDTVVDGEAEKIIVDLVEKALNNEPLPKYVYIGSGDVPSVDEIPIIKGGSVNGLVEIMRGCPRGCKFCSVTLRPLRFIPLDKIVKEVQVNLTAGVKGTILHSEDILLYHADGVKPRPEAIIKLHEEVLKLVGENGSFAWSHVSLSALKFAEENHGLISKLMHEYILTDSRRFIGVEVGIETGSPRLAQEIMRAKSLPYPIEDWPDVVEDAFKIMHENSIIPAATVILGFPGETGDDVVKTIELIERLKNYRSLIVPMFFVPMGSLKSGEWFIRDHLKREHVDALLKIYNHSIYWAEDIMNKYYLKSPANLPVRLLLKFFIRYARRQVNKYVAKIEEYIKQ, from the coding sequence ATGATGAGTAATCATCATGGAAGAGAATTCTTAGGATTCGTCGCTACAGCGCCGCCTATATTTCTACCTGAAAGCTTATGGATGTATATTGCATCACCCAAGGTTGAAGTAGACGATGAGGGAAAGCCCAGGGAGGCACCTTATGGAATGAGAAAGATCGAGGCGGTTCTTAAAGAAAAAGGCTTCAAGGCGTCGATCATTGACCCTGATCATTTGGGAAAGCACCTGGATTCGATGAAGGTATTAATGCTGAGCCACCACGATTACTTTGGCTATGGCCCTCCAACCAGCGAATGGTGGAGTTTAACTGGGAAAGAACCGCTGAACCGGAGAAGCTTTATTAAGTTAATGAGCAAGCCGGAAGTCCGCGAGGCGAAGAAAAAAGGCGTGAGGATCATTGCTGGCGGTCCAGCAGCTTGGCAATGGCTTTACGAGGTGAGGAAGTTCGTAGAGTGGGGTATTGACACAGTAGTAGATGGAGAGGCTGAAAAAATCATCGTCGACCTGGTTGAGAAAGCATTAAATAACGAGCCTCTCCCGAAATACGTTTACATAGGATCGGGTGATGTCCCATCCGTTGACGAAATCCCCATTATTAAGGGAGGAAGCGTAAATGGGCTCGTGGAGATAATGAGAGGTTGTCCGAGAGGCTGTAAGTTCTGCAGCGTCACCTTGAGACCCCTCAGATTCATACCGCTGGATAAGATCGTGAAAGAAGTCCAGGTGAATTTAACCGCGGGGGTGAAGGGAACGATTCTCCACAGCGAAGACATCCTCCTCTACCATGCAGACGGCGTTAAACCCCGTCCAGAAGCTATAATCAAACTCCACGAGGAGGTATTGAAACTCGTGGGAGAAAACGGCTCGTTCGCATGGTCTCATGTAAGTCTATCGGCTTTGAAATTCGCGGAGGAAAATCATGGGCTTATCTCGAAACTTATGCATGAGTATATTCTAACAGACTCTAGAAGGTTTATCGGGGTGGAAGTCGGTATTGAAACAGGCTCTCCGAGACTGGCTCAGGAAATAATGCGTGCCAAGTCACTCCCCTATCCCATAGAGGACTGGCCCGACGTTGTCGAAGACGCTTTCAAAATAATGCATGAAAACTCTATCATTCCCGCAGCAACAGTTATTCTAGGATTCCCAGGCGAGACAGGGGATGACGTGGTTAAAACAATTGAGCTAATAGAGAGGTTGAAAAACTACAGAAGCCTCATAGTTCCAATGTTCTTCGTGCCAATGGGGTCTTTAAAGAGTGGAGAATGGTTCATCAGAGACCACTTGAAACGGGAGCATGTGGATGCGCTGTTGAAAATTTACAATCACTCCATATACTGGGCTGAAGACATTATGAACAAGTATTACTTGAAATCCCCTGCTAATCTCCCCGTGAGACTGCTGCTCAAATTCTTCATACGATACGCTAGAAGGCAGGTAAATAAGTACGTTGCAAAAATTGAAGAATATATTAAACAGTAG